The genomic DNA GACCCGCTTCGTGTCCACGTCGGAGAAGGCCCGCTTCAGCGGCGGCGAACATGTCGAACTCAACGTCAAGAATGCGGCAACCAAATCCCTTGAACTGGTTGCCAAGGCCATCGAAGCCTACGGCGAACGCGACCAGTCCCGTGTGGATATCCCGGGCGAACCGGTCAAGCTCATGTCCGGTTTTTCCAACGAGACCATCCTTTCGGCACTGGGCGGTACGCCCGATCCCCTGCTGGACGCCATCAAGGCGGGCAAGGTTCGTGGAGCCGTCGGCATCGTCGGCTGCAACAACCCACGCCTGAAGCACGACTATGTACACACGGAACTGTGCAAGGAACTCATCAAACGAGACATTCTCGTACTGGTGACAGGCTGTGCGACAGTTGCCATGGGCAAGGCAGGTCTCATGGTTCCCGAATCCGCCGCAATGGCGGGCGAAGGGTTGCGATCGGTCTGTGAGTCCTTGGGCATTCCGCCCGTTCTGCATGTGGGCAGTTGCGTGGACAACTCGCGTATCCTCCACCTCTGCGGCGTTCTGGCAAATGCACTGGGCGTGGATATCTCCGACCTGCCGGTCGCGGCAAGCGCCCCGGAATGGCACTCGGAAAAAGCCGTATCCATCGGCCTCTACGCCGTTTGCAGCGGGATATACACCCATCTGGGCCTTCCTCCGCACATCACCGGCAGTGAATTGGTAACCAACCTTGCCCTGTCCGGCCTGGAAGACTTGGTCGGCGCAGCTTTCGCTGTCGAACCGGACCCGCTCAAGGCGGCAGAACTCATCGACCAACGCATCTCGACAAAACGTCAGGCGCTTGGATTGACCCCGTAAACCGTCACGAAAAAATACGAGGGGATGCTCGTCATCCCCTCATACAATGCACGGAGTATCACATGAAAATAGCCATTGCCGGTAAAGGTGGGGTCGGAAAGACATCCACTTCTGCATGGCTGGCCGACTATCTGGCACGACAGGGAAAGAAGGTTTTCCTTGTTGACGCAGATACGGCCCTGTCTCTGGGGCAGGCCTCCGGACTTACAAAGGACGCACTGCCCATACCGCTTATCCAGCGGCAGGATCTGGTCAAGGAACGCATCGGGTCGGGATTCCTGAACCTCAACCCTGATGTGGAAGACCTGCCCGAGGCCTTGGGGGTGGATCTTGAAATAGATGGCCCCATTGAAAAGGAAGGCGGCTTCAAACGTCTGCTGGTCATGGGATCGGTGGCTCAGGCCGGAGGCGGATGTGCCTGCGCGGCCAACTCGCTGCTCAAGGCACTGCTGGCCCATCTGGTCCTGGAACGGGACGAATGGGTCATTGTCGATCTCGAAGCCGGAGTCGAGCATCTTGGTCGCGGCGTCGTCTCAAGTGTCGACGGTCTGCTCGTTGTCAGCGAACCGTCCAGGCGAGGTCTCGAAACCGCAGCCGACATCGCCCGTCTGGCCTCGGACCTTGGATTGACCAAGCAGGCACTGGTCCTCAATCGCTTCAACGGCAACGGTACATCAATCGACATCCCACATCTGCCGCCCATAGCCGGTTCCATGCCGGTGCTCGACTCGCTGGTCGAACGCCAACTGGAATCGACATCGGTGATGGGACTTGAGGAGCAGGAAAAACTGGACCGTCTATGCTCGGAGATATTGGAAAAGCTGGCTGCATAAAGACCAGCTTCAAATCAAAATCAAGAAGGGACAGAAGCATACGCCTCTGTCCCTTTTTCGTGAATAATCAACGACTGGCTAGATCAATTTGAAGAGCATCCTCACCCCAAGGCCGAGAATGCAGACTGCGAGGAGCCGCTTGACCGTAGCAGGCGAAAGGCGGGACTGCATCACATAGGCACCGAGATATCCTCCCGCACTGGCGGCCAGACCGACAGGAAGCGCCACTGCGGGATTGAAATGTCCCATGCTCCAATAGGCGACAAACCCTGTCAGCGAAGAGAAAGGCACGACAAACGCTGTAACTGCGGCGATCTTCTTGGGGTTGAATCCAAGCAACATCATGGCCGGAGCAATGAACCCTCCGCCTCCGACGCCAAGTAAGCCTGAAATGAATCCGGCAATGGCCCCGATTCCCCCAAGCTGAACAACCGGACGATCATTGCGGAACTGATCCTTATACTTGCCGCCTTTGAAAAACAGCATCATGTTGCTGGAAAACAGCAGAAAACAGACAAACAGGCCCAGTACCACCTTCTCCGGAATGAAGGTCGAAGCATACGCCCCCAATGGAGCAAACAACACCGACCCGAGGATAATCGGAAGGCCCAAGGTAAAATCAAGTTTACCCTGCCGTATATTCGAAAGGCTGGAACCGAGCAGGCTGACAGTGTTGACAAAAAGACCGGTGGGCTTGGCCTCATTGAAGGGAACACCGAACCAATGCATGACCGGAACAAGGACAATGGCAGACCCGACGCCTCCCAAGGCAAAAACAAAACTCAACCCGAAAGCAAGGGCTGAGAGCACATACACATCCATCAAAATCACTCCTGTAAAAAAAGCCTGTAAAATCGCCCGACCATTTCTCCCGTTGCCCTCTATTTGGCGAATACGCCAAGCGTTTTTCCATGTCAACACACCTCTTCAATTCTTCATGTATTCACGGATATTTCAGAAAAATATTTTTTAGTTGTTGACAAAGTCAGCCGCCAAACCTAGAACCTTCTTCTCACGTGTCGCGGGGTGGAGCAGTTGGTAGCTCGTCGGGCTCATAACCCGAAGGCCAGAGGTTCAAGTCCTCTCCCCGCTACCAAAGAAAGAACAGGGACTTAGGTTATAAACCTAAGTCCCTTTTTCATTGTCTTCGGGACAAAAATTCATCAGGCAACCGGGGCACGAAACAGCATCAGATACTGGTTTCCCAGATAATGAAGTTCTGATTCAGCAAACCCGACTTCCAGTGCCAAGGCTTCGAATTCCTCAGGGGCAACTCTAGCCTTGAGCGGCGGCCCATATGAAATATCTTTCATGGAAAACTCGATCACCGCAAACACCCCTCCGGGCTTCAGCAATCGACGCACTTTCTTGAAAACATGAACTCCGTACTTTTCAAGATCAAGCAGGTACAGCGCAGTCGCCGCCATGCAGGAATCAAAGGCAACCTCCCCCACATCAAGACGCTCAGTCATGTCTGCTGCCATGGTTCGTACATTTCCAACACCATGTATCTTGAGCCATTTGGCAAGGTCATCGGTGATATAATCGTATTTATCGACCGCGAGCACGACACCATCATCCCCGACGATTTCAGAGGCATGCAGTGAATAATCCCCGCGCCCGCATCCTAGATCAAGGAAGGCATGCCCCGGCAGCAATCCTATTTTATCAAACACAAATCCGGAATTCTGCTCCACATAACTTGTCGGACCGTGCCGCATTTCATCATTTTCAGCGGAGTTAATATCATGATTGCGCGCCTTCATTTCGTCGAATCCCCACAAAAACCATCGTCATTTTTCTCAAAAAACTCCCCCGGATTCCATAAAAAACGGTCAAAATCGATTCGATCAGAAAGATCAAACTCGACTCCTTCGCCCACAAGAAGCTCTTTTTGTTCTTCATACCCATAACCGGGTTTAAGCGATATCCGACCTTCCCGATTCACGACACGCTGCCAAGGCAGCCCTTCCCTGCGTGAACATGTATGCAAAACACGGACGACCTGCCTTGCGGCTCGGGCACTGCCTGCCAGACGTGCGACGCCACCATACGTAGCAACCCGACCTTCCGGAATTGCTCGGACGACCTCTATGACCTTCAAGGTAAACGGCTGTTTCTCCAAACTAAAAATCTCCAATCACTTGCAACAGGTTCATCAGGCACACCATTCTATCCAACACTCTCCTAGCCCCGTCAACACCACCGCCCCACACTTCAATCACTCCTGTCAGCCCAAACTCGCAACTCCCCTTGACGATTCGACACTCACCCCATATACATACCATACGGTATGGTATGGAAAGGAGCAGCCATGGAAAAACCAACACGACAGCGAAAATCGAAAACAGATCTATTGAAACGAGGCTTGGAAATCCTTGCCGGACAAGGCGTTGAGGGAGTGACCATTGACGCCTTGTGTACCGGATTGGGGGTAACCAAGGGATCGTTCTATCACCACTTCAAAAGCCGGGATCAATTTCATGCGTCACTGCTGGAGTTCTGGATGGAGGAACACACCGAGCGCAAGAAAGCTCTGGCAGACGAGGAAGGAACCCCGGAACAACGGTATGTGCGAATCGTGGAATATGCCACCACCCTGCCCCACGAGCTGGAAAAAAACATTCGCGCATGGGCCATGCGTAATACGTTGGCAGCGGACTATCTGGCCAAAGTGGACGGTTCACGCATTGCATACCTTGAATGGCTGCTGAAAGACATCCTGCAAGACGAAACGCAAGCCCGACCAATGGCGACGATTGTCCTCTCAACAATGATTGGTTCCCGTCTTTTGTCCCCCCCGATACTCGGCGACGCAAGGCGAGAACTGCTGGGCCAACTCCACACATTGATGGGCATTCAACTTCCAAGTGCCACCAACAGCCAAAAAGGAGCGGAACAATGAAATACTGGAAAGAAGCTCTGGACCTGATTCATCGCGTTCCTTCCCTATCCATAGGGACGACGGACAAGGACGGTTCTCCGCGGGTAACCCCCATCGGATCGCTCTTTTTGACTGAGGAAGGAAAGGGATTTTATTTCGAAAAACTGCCTCAGGGGTTGCGTGAAAACCTGGATCGTGACGGCAGGTTCTTCATCCTCGCAGTGCGTGGCGGCATGTTGTTCTGGATAAAATCATTATTCGCAGGAAAATTCAGCGTATTTCCCGCCTTGACCATGACAGGCAAAGCAGGGCCACGCCGTCAATGTACCCCGGAAGAAAGAAAATATTTTGAATCCCGTTTCGGTAAATTCAAAGGGACCAAAGGCTACGATATCTTATGGAAAGACATGCAGATGGTGCGGGAGCTGAACTTTGACAAGATCGAACCGTCCAACCTGAGTTCAATGACCAGTGGACTTATGAAGTAGATATCTCGCAAGGCAGACGTACTGCTTCATTTCATAGTACGAACAAAAAAGAGCGTTCGGGGCAGTCCGAACGCTCTTCATTGTTATGATCGCAGAAAATCAGGCGTGCAATACAACCATTCATGGTCCATTTTCCTGACGGAATGGCCAAAATAATTTCTATCACCTTCAGGGAGAATGACGACTTTGCCATTTCCCTCACCTATTTTGCAGCACACAAATTCTTGAGTATTTCCGAGACCTTTTCCATAATCCACGCTTCCGCTTCTGACAAAACCTTTTCCTTTTGCCAGACAAAGAAAAAAGTATTCGTAAAGCCGCATTCTCCGAGCGACATGGGTAATTCAACCATGGTCCCCCGTTTCAAATCACCCGCCACCTGATAACGGGCGCACGCTCCCCACGCCAAGCCTTTCCGAATGATTTCGCGAATGAGCCGGCTGTCTTCGCACTGCCAGATTCGCTCCCCGAGCCGAAATTCCTGCGGCAGCCTATTACCTTCACGGCTCACCGCCAAAATCTGCCGATGCCGCCACACATCGTTACGCGTAATCGATTCAAGCCGAGCGAGGGGGTGACCGGGGGCTGCCACCCCGCAGAAATCCGTCTGTGCCAGCACCTGCCACGCGCACCCCGCAGGCGGTTCCGAATTGCAGGGCATCTCAACCCCGACATCCACACGGCCTGCGGCGACAAGTCCGGCCACATCGCCCATGGCACCCCAGAAAATATCAACCTCCATAGCCGGATATTTCGCAGCAAAACCCTCAAGTACTTCAGCCATGACCATCGGCGGCAATAGTTCATCGACCGCCACGCGAACTAGAATCTGCTCTTCCCCCATGATGCGGGCCGCCTCATCCGTCAATTCAAGCCCATGGCGAAGCATCTCCTGAATGCGCGGCAGCAGAGAATCTCCGGCCGGTGTCAGCTTCGGATATTTTCCCGATCGGTCGAACAACTCGACGCCAAGATCCGTCTCAAGATTCGCTATGGTCGTGCTCACCCGGCTTTGGGCATTCCCAAGCCTCCGGGCCGCCTCTGAAAACGACCCGGCCTCAACAACAGCAATAAAAACTTCCAAGTGTTCCAAAGAAAATCGCATACGGCTCCAATCCATCTGATTTAAAGATGGGTTCCAACTTTATCAAACAGCAAAGAAGATTAAAAGAGTGCCTTCGGTACATCCAAAAAACGAATCAACTACAACAAATCGGAGGAAATACTCTTGGAAACAACCATGCGAACCACAAAAGACCGGATACGACACACACTGCTTTTCGAGCTATTCATACTCACGATGCTCGTCCCTGGCCTTTCGTGGCTGCTGAACAAACCCATGCATACGATGGGCGGTCTAAGTCTGTGCATGGGACTCCTCGCCATGTCCATAAACTACGTTTACAATTATGCATTCGACCATGCTCTCAAATGCCTCGGAAAGCCGGTTTACGAACGGAGCGCGGCCTTGCGGGGACTTCATGCCGTGCTCTTCGAAGTCATCCTCTTCGCAATATCCGCCCCTGCCATAATGTATGTCCTCGACTACACATTCATGCAGGCCCTGCTTCTGGACATCGGTTTCTTAATTGCAGTCCCGATCTATGCGTTCTTTTTCAACATCATTTATGATCGAATTTTCCCCATACCCGCGCCCTCTGCAGAGACCGTTACAAGCTAAAAACGAATCGATAAAACGACAAAAAAAAGAGCGTCCGGAGTACTCCGAACGCTCTTTTTTGTTCCGATAAAATACGGCTAATCCATCAATCCGACCTTACTGAGGAAGTCTCGCAGACGGGGATGCTTCGGATTGGCGAAGAATTCCTCCGGCTCGTTTTCCTCCTGAATGACACCTTCGTCAATAAAGATCACTCGATCGGCAACGGCCTTGGCAAAGCCCATTTCGTGCGTCACGACGACCATGGTCATACCCTCGAGGGCAAGTTGCTTCATGACTTCCAGCACCTCTCCGACAAGCTCGGGATCAAGAGCCGATGTCGGTTCGTCAAAGAGCATGGCCTTGGGCTGAAGGCACAGGGAGCGGGCAATGGCGACACGCTGTTTCTGTCCGCCGGAAAGCTGCTCCGGATAATTGCCTGCCTTGTCGGCCAAGCCCACTTTTTCAAGCAGGCGCATGCCCATTTCGTTGGCCTCGGAGCGCGATACACCACGTACCAGCACGGCCCCCATGGTCACATTGTCCAGCACGGTCTTGTGCGGGAAAAGATTGAACTGCTGAAAGACCATGCCCGCCTCGGTGCGGACAAGGTTGATATCCGTCTTTGGGTTCATGATGTCCATGCCGTCCACGATAATCGTGCCGGCTGTCGGCTCTTCCAGCTTGTTGATGCAGCGCAGCACAGTGGACTTTCCTGAACCGGACGGACCGATGATAACGACCACTTCGCCCTTTTTCACATGCAGGTCCACGCCCTTGATAACCTTGAGACTGCCGAAACTTTTATGCAAATTCTGAATTTTAATCATGACGGCCTCCTAGCGGGTTCCCTTAATATGCAGATGCTTTTCGAGCTTACGCAAAGCCCAGGCGATGGACATGGTCATGCAGAGGTAGATACATGCGACTGCCAGATATACCTCGAAAGCACGGAAGTTCACTGCCACGAACTCCTGACCGGTACGAAGCAATTCCCCGACACCAATGACCATAAGCAGGGAAGTATCCTTGAGACTGATAATAAACTGATTGCCGAGTGGCGGTATCATCCGCCGAAATGCCTGCGGCCAGATGACATGGCGCATGGTCTGCATGTGGGTCAGACCAATGGATCGTCCTCCCTCCATCTGCCCTTTGTTGATCGACTGCACGGCACCACGAACGATCTCGGCAATATATGCACCGGAGTTAACGGCAATGATGATCACACCGGCGAGCAGCGGGGGGATACGTATACCAAGGGCCATCGGTATACCGAAATATAGAAACATGGCTTGAACGAGCATAGGGGTGCCGCGAATCGCTTCCACGTACCCGCTGGCGATCTTTCGACAGACCACATTGCGCGACAGCTTCATCAGTCCGGCAACGGCCCCGATAACAAACCCGAGGAGCAATCCCCCGACGGTCAGTTCTATGGTCAGCCCCACACCGCGCATGAGAACCGGAAATGATTCAAGAAAAACTTCTGTACTGAATTGAAAAGCCATGGCCTCTGCTCCCTTCCCGAACATCACCAATGAGATGCACAAGCGAAAAAAATGCGAATATATCGAAAATGAGGGGGCGGCAAAGCCGCCCCCTCACAGTGTAATCAATTGAATCAGGACTTACTTGGGTTCTGTCTGGAACCACTTGACGTACAGGTCGCGGTAGGTACCGTTTTCGCGCAGCGTCTTGAGAGCTGCATCAACCTTGGCCTTGAGTGCGCTCCCCTTGGGGAAGGCGATGCCGTAGGACTGACCTTTGTACAAGGGACCGACGACCTTGACGAGACCCTTTCCGGCCTTGTTCATGAAATCGGCGATAACCGGAGAGTCGAAAACAACAGCGTCGCAACCCTTGGCAACGAGTTCCATGAACATGGCATCGTTGTTCGGGAAAAGCTTCACGTCAGCAGCATTGGCTTCTGCCTTGACGAAATCCTCAGAGGTGGTGCCGAGCTTGGTAGCAACGACTTTGCCCTTCAGGTCTTCGACGCCGTTCACGTCAGCATTGTCGGTACGCACGAGGATGAGCAGACCGGCGTTGTAGTAACCATCGGAGAAATCCACGACTTCCTGGCGCTCAGGCTTGATGGTCATGCCAGCGATGCCGACGTCGACCTGGCTGGACTGGAGACCGGGGATGATGCCATTGAAATCCATGGGCTGGAGATCGTATTCCACGCCGATTTCCTTGGCAATGGCTGCCCAAAGCTCGACATCGAAACCGGTGTGGTTTCCGGTAGCGGGATCCTTGAATTCAAACGGGGGGAAATTGGTATCAGTAGCAACGGTCAGTTTCTCAGCCTTGGGAGCTTCTTCAGCTTTCTGGGCTTCAGGAGCTTTTTCCTCGCTGGCACAGGCGGTCAGCAGCATAGTCAAAGCCAGCAGTGCAAACAAAATCTTTTTCATCTTTCCTCCAGATTTTCTAAACGAGATTCCTTGCGCTCTCCCCTCACACGGTGGAAGCGGCTTGGATTTGGGTCATTATAAGGATTTTCATCCTATACAACGACCCGTTATTATCGCTCAAAAACCACTTTTTTTCAAGTCAAGGAGCCCTTAAATTTCGCAGAAGAATCGCCAAAACAATCTTTTTCGCGTCCATAATTCAAAAAAAACAAATGGAAAACGTCAGGAATTCAGCTCAACTTTTTTTTGAAAACGACCAAAAACCGACTCAAACAAACACGACATCGTCCGCTTGAACAGTATCGCCAAGCACCTGAGCTATTTCAACGGCAACATCTGCACCTGTTCCATCCGAGTCATAGAACAGCACACCTCCGTCAAAAACAAAACAGGCATCGCTGACATCAACATCCGTAACCGAGTTGAAAAAATGATCTGAAGTCAGGGTTCCCGCACCGGATTGACCGAATTCACCGAAAACAAAGTTGAAACAGTCATCAACATGGCTGAAGTCGGCAACGATATCCTTTCCTTCCGCCGAAGACTTGTACATGAAGATATCATTTCCGATGCCGCCAGTCAGCTTGTCTGATCCGGAACCACCCCCAAGCGTATCGTTGCCCCCCAGTCCGAAAAGGACGTCGTTGCCACGCCAGCCGAAAAGCGCATTATCGACACTGTTGCCGAGAATCGTATCATTTCCGTCACCGGTCTGGGCATTTTCAATGGTCGTCCCGGCGTCAATGGTCAATGTCACTCCATCGACGGTACTCGTTCCGCCCGGTGCGAGATCAATGGAACTGTCCGAAGTCACAGCCGCAGCGTTCAGCGTGTCGGTTCCAGACGCATCTGCCAACACCTTTCTCCCGGCATCACTGGCGGCATTGTCGGAAAACTCGTCTGTATACACATAAAGATCATCATGGGTGACGGCATCCCCGTACAAATTCAAGGTCCACGAATTAAACGTGCCGGTCTCGCCCGTCGTGGTATCCTTGACAGTCAACGTCCAATCACCCTGTCCTGACTCGCCAAAGGGCGCAACAGTCTTGAATGTCCAGACATCGCTGTCGCCAAAGGTATGAGTCGCAGCGGCTTTCACCTGATCTGCGGTAACGTCGAGGCCGCTATTACGGAAATTTTGTGCCAAGCCCTCAAATGTCGGATGATAAAACAACACGCTGGCAGTTCCCCCCGGCGAATACAGAACTATCTCCAGATGCTCTAAATTCGAATGGGAAACATCCACCGCCACACAGGCCTGTTGGACTTCAATATCCGTCCCGACCGAGATAACGGAACTCGCAAGCGCCCCGGTATTATCGGGAATAGCCGAATTGACGGTGGCGGAAACCGTCTGTGTCACCTGATTGGCATAGGTGTGGGCACCTTGATCCCAGGACTCGGCCAACCGGACAGCCGCCCGGGCATCCACCAGTCCGAACCCGTAATCATGATTGAAATGCATCCCGCCACCATTCCAATTCGTCGCCGTGTTGGTCTGCCAATCCCACGGCACCGACGAAGAGGACGTCATGCCCGACGTCTTGACGGCTGTTGAGGCAAGAATATCCATCACATCCCGGTAGCCAAGCGATTTGTTGGCCTCCAGCATCAATGCAACCACGCCGCTGACCAAGGGAGATGAGTACGATGTCCCGCTACCAGTATAGTAACTCGCAGAGCCATCGTCCCCATTAGGTGCGACCCTGTCGGTCGTAATGACATCCTCCCCCGGAGCGGTTGCCAGAAGGTTCGGTCCGGCACAGCTGAACTCCGCCACCTGCCCGCTACTCGACACCGCCCCGATGGCAATCGTATAAGGAGAATCATTGGTATCGTAATATGTGGACATGATGTCCAGCCCGCGCTCGTTGGAACCGGCGACAATCGAAACGGTCCCAAGCCCGCCGCGCCCGGAAACAGCCAGCGTTTCAAACCCGGTCAGAGAATTCGAGCTGCCGTCAAAAGGACTGAAAGTCCAGCTGTTCTGGGAAATATCAAAGCTCGTCTGCCGAGCAAGGACATCACCGACCTGAGCGTCGCTGTCACCGACAAAACTTGCTATCTTCGCGTCATAGGCGATGCCCTGAATGCCGATACCATTTTTGGCGGCCGCGACAAATCCTGCAACCTGTGTTCCATGGTTCGCCCCGTCTTCCGGAGCACCGTCATTGATCCCCTTTACCGAATTATACCCCTGCCCGAGAAGATAATTGGCAGACAGATCGGGATGCGTATATTCGACGCCATTGTCGCATATTCCGACCTTGATTCCCTTTCCGGTATAATCATCCCACACATTGACCACATTGAGATCAACACCGCCGGACGTGTTCTGGATGTACCACTGCTGGGAAAACAACGGATCATTGGAAGAAGTGGCTGCCGTTTGAGGAGAAGCATTATCATAATAATCATCGTCACCGAAATTCCCAACAGGAAAATCGGACAAAGTCAAAAAGGTCAAAGGCTCTGGATGCTGTACTGCCATTCCATCCATACGCGGTTCGTCAACCTGCCCGAACACAGTCCCTTTATGACGAACATGACTTCCGCCTGAATCCGCCCGGTTCCCGCCGAAAAGGGACTCTCCCGGCGCTTCATCGGCAAATCCCATCAGGTCATCAAGTTCGGCAAACGCCTGCTCGGCATACTCCTCCCATACAGAATAACTGCCCGGTGCTTCAAAAACACCGCCGTCAGGATCAAGTACAGACCCTATTCCGCCTCCGAATAAAGGCTCAGGGAAAGATGCCTCACCGGGCTGATGCACTGTTTCCGGTTCGCCACCCGCCGAAAAACCGAAAACCTGTTCCTGATTCAAGGCATCAGGTTCCCGCGCATCCCCCTCATCAGCAGAAAACAATCGTGAACTCTCAGCATTCATTCGAATCAGCCTATGGTCGATACTATTCTTAATATTATTTCAGATTACCACAAGTTGGCATCTTATTAACACACACGCACAATAAAGAGAATCTTCCACTTCCTCAAATCATAGGCAAAACAAAACCCCGGGGAACGATTCGCTCCCCGGGGTCATGTTTCACTCAATGACAAAAACTAGTCGTCAAGCTGGATGTCCTTGCCTTCAAGGACGCGATTCATGTTTCGCACGGCACACATCTTACCGCACATGGAACAGGAATCATGGTGTTCCGGCTCGGAAGACTTACGGAATGCGCGGGGACGCTCCTGATCCATGGCCAGATTGAACATGCCCTCCCAGTCCAGAGCGGCACGAGCCGTGCTCATTTCATCATCCCAATCCCGTGCGCCGGGATGCTTCTTGGCAATATCCGCGGCATGAGCAGCGATACGAGTGGCGATGATGCCTTCCTTCATGTCCTCAAGGGTGGGCAGGCGCAGATGTTCCGCCGGAGTGACATAGCACAGGAAGTCCGCACCGGACATACCCGCGATGGCCCCGCCGATAGCGGCAGTGATGTGGTCGTAACCGGGAGCGACATCGGTCACCAGAGGACCGAGCACGTAAAACGGTGCGCCGTGGCAGAGACGTTTCTCCATCATCATGTTTCCAGCGATCTCATCCATGGCCATATGGCCGGGACCTTCGATCATCACCTGAACGTTACGCTCCCAGGCACGCTTGGTCAGTTCACCCAGCGTGATGAGTTCCTCGACCTGACAGGCGTCAGTCGCGTCATGCAGACAACCGGGGCGGCAGCCGTCGCCGAGGCTCAGGGTCACGTCATACTTCTCGCAGATGTCCAGCAAACGGTCATAGTGCTCGTAGAACGGATTCTCCGCGTTATTGATCTCCATCCATGTGAACAGCAGGGAGCCGCCGCGGGAAACGATATTGGTCAGACGGCCACCGGCCTTCACTTTTTCGGCCGTGTGCTTGTTCAGGCCGCAGTGAATAGTCAGGAAGTCAACGCCGTCCTCGACATGCTTCTGCACCACGTCAAAAAACTCGTCCACGGTGATGTCCTGAAGGTTCTTGTCGTAAAAACCAACGGCGTCATAAATGGGGACAGTGCCGATCATGGCCGGAGACATCTCAACGAGACGCTGGCGGAATTCCTGGGTCTTGCCATAGCAGCTCAGGTCCATGATCGCCTCAGCCTTCATGTCCAGCGCGGCCTGTACCTTTTCAAGCTCCGGTTCAACGTCACTGCAATCCTTGGAAATACCGAGGTTGACGTTCACCTTGATCCGCATGCCTTCGCCAACGCCCTCAGCATCGAGATTCTTGTGATTCTTGTTGGCGGGAATAATGACCGTTCCCTTTGCCATGCGCTCCATCAGGTCCTCAATACGCATGTTCTCTTTGCGGGCCACGGTTTCCATCTGGGGGGTGACGATACCCTTGCGGGCAGCGTCCATCTGAGTGGTATACTCCATGATTCTATTTCTCCTTGGCACCCTGCATGACAGCACGCAGTTCGCCTATTTTTTTTCCGATGTCTTCTGCTTCAACAATCTCGGTAACCAGCGCCACACACTTGGCACCACGCTGAACCACCTCGGCCACATTGTGTTTCTTGATGCCGCCGATTGCGACGAACGGGATATCCACGTTCCCGACGACATAATCCAAATATTCAAAACCGACGGGATCGACCACGTCGTCCTTGGTAAACGTCCTGAAAATCGGTCCGACACCGATGTAATCCGCTCCCCGCTTCACCGCGTCATGCGCCTCTTCCGGAGCATGGGTCGACAAACCGATAGCCATGTTCTTGCCGACCAGTCGCCGTACGGCCTCCACCGGCAGGTCTTCCTGTCCGATATGCACACCGTCCGCGC from uncultured Pseudodesulfovibrio sp. includes the following:
- a CDS encoding amino acid ABC transporter permease; translated protein: MAFQFSTEVFLESFPVLMRGVGLTIELTVGGLLLGFVIGAVAGLMKLSRNVVCRKIASGYVEAIRGTPMLVQAMFLYFGIPMALGIRIPPLLAGVIIIAVNSGAYIAEIVRGAVQSINKGQMEGGRSIGLTHMQTMRHVIWPQAFRRMIPPLGNQFIISLKDTSLLMVIGVGELLRTGQEFVAVNFRAFEVYLAVACIYLCMTMSIAWALRKLEKHLHIKGTR
- a CDS encoding S8 family serine peptidase, coding for MNAESSRLFSADEGDAREPDALNQEQVFGFSAGGEPETVHQPGEASFPEPLFGGGIGSVLDPDGGVFEAPGSYSVWEEYAEQAFAELDDLMGFADEAPGESLFGGNRADSGGSHVRHKGTVFGQVDEPRMDGMAVQHPEPLTFLTLSDFPVGNFGDDDYYDNASPQTAATSSNDPLFSQQWYIQNTSGGVDLNVVNVWDDYTGKGIKVGICDNGVEYTHPDLSANYLLGQGYNSVKGINDGAPEDGANHGTQVAGFVAAAKNGIGIQGIAYDAKIASFVGDSDAQVGDVLARQTSFDISQNSWTFSPFDGSSNSLTGFETLAVSGRGGLGTVSIVAGSNERGLDIMSTYYDTNDSPYTIAIGAVSSSGQVAEFSCAGPNLLATAPGEDVITTDRVAPNGDDGSASYYTGSGTSYSSPLVSGVVALMLEANKSLGYRDVMDILASTAVKTSGMTSSSSVPWDWQTNTATNWNGGGMHFNHDYGFGLVDARAAVRLAESWDQGAHTYANQVTQTVSATVNSAIPDNTGALASSVISVGTDIEVQQACVAVDVSHSNLEHLEIVLYSPGGTASVLFYHPTFEGLAQNFRNSGLDVTADQVKAAATHTFGDSDVWTFKTVAPFGESGQGDWTLTVKDTTTGETGTFNSWTLNLYGDAVTHDDLYVYTDEFSDNAASDAGRKVLADASGTDTLNAAAVTSDSSIDLAPGGTSTVDGVTLTIDAGTTIENAQTGDGNDTILGNSVDNALFGWRGNDVLFGLGGNDTLGGGSGSDKLTGGIGNDIFMYKSSAEGKDIVADFSHVDDCFNFVFGEFGQSGAGTLTSDHFFNSVTDVDVSDACFVFDGGVLFYDSDGTGADVAVEIAQVLGDTVQADDVVFV
- the glnH gene encoding glutamine ABC transporter substrate-binding protein GlnH, giving the protein MKKILFALLALTMLLTACASEEKAPEAQKAEEAPKAEKLTVATDTNFPPFEFKDPATGNHTGFDVELWAAIAKEIGVEYDLQPMDFNGIIPGLQSSQVDVGIAGMTIKPERQEVVDFSDGYYNAGLLILVRTDNADVNGVEDLKGKVVATKLGTTSEDFVKAEANAADVKLFPNNDAMFMELVAKGCDAVVFDSPVIADFMNKAGKGLVKVVGPLYKGQSYGIAFPKGSALKAKVDAALKTLRENGTYRDLYVKWFQTEPK
- a CDS encoding amino acid ABC transporter ATP-binding protein, with the translated sequence MIKIQNLHKSFGSLKVIKGVDLHVKKGEVVVIIGPSGSGKSTVLRCINKLEEPTAGTIIVDGMDIMNPKTDINLVRTEAGMVFQQFNLFPHKTVLDNVTMGAVLVRGVSRSEANEMGMRLLEKVGLADKAGNYPEQLSGGQKQRVAIARSLCLQPKAMLFDEPTSALDPELVGEVLEVMKQLALEGMTMVVVTHEMGFAKAVADRVIFIDEGVIQEENEPEEFFANPKHPRLRDFLSKVGLMD